The Dioscorea cayenensis subsp. rotundata cultivar TDr96_F1 chromosome 19, TDr96_F1_v2_PseudoChromosome.rev07_lg8_w22 25.fasta, whole genome shotgun sequence genome includes a window with the following:
- the LOC120284160 gene encoding L10-interacting MYB domain-containing protein-like: MSYNYKQLKNRWDYLKKEFDIWAKLVEHQTGLGWAPIKRIILASDDWWERKGQENPEYLKWRNEGPKFLDMMEVFFKDVVTGYMALVPYAEPSSENEVSNNNAYARMNDEDIEVENFEDDGDSPQ, from the exons ATGAGTTACAActacaaacaactaaaaaataggTGGGACTATCTCAAGAAAGAGTTCGACATATGGGCAAAGCTAGTGGAGCACCAAACAGGGCTTGGTTGGGCCCCTATTAAGAGGATAATTTTAGCAAGTGATGATTGGTGGGAGAGAAAAGGGCAA GAAAACCCAGAATATCTGAAATGGAGAAATGAAGGTCCAAAGTTCTTAGACATGATGGAGGTATTCTTCAAAGATGTGGTGACAGGCTACATGGCATTGGTACCATATGCAGAACCATCATCAGAGAATGAAGTGTCTAATAACAATGCTTATGCTCGGATGAATGACGAAGACATAGAGGTTGAAAACTTTGAAGATGATGGTGACAGtcctcaataa